In Bacillus weihaiensis, the genomic stretch TCCATAATGCATGTGAATAATGAGGTTGGATCTATTCAGCCAATTGAAGAAATTTCGGAATTAATGAAGAAATATAAGAATTGCTTGTTCCATGTTGACCATGTTCAAGGAATAACAAAAGTACCGATATATTTGAGTAACTTACACATTGATCTTTGTACAATTTCTGGGCATAAATTCCATGGCTTGAATGGGACGGGTGTATTATATGTAAAAACAGGTGTAATATTACTTCCTTTGTTCTCTGGAGGGGACCAAGAGCTCCAGTTTAGATCAGGTACTGAGAGCTTAGCAGGAAACGTGGCTCTTGCAAAAGCCCTTCGAATGTCATTGGACAAGGCTACGGGAAATAGAAAGAGACTAAAGCAACTTCACGAAAAACTTAGAGTGGAACTAAAGAAGATAGATGGAGTTGTAATCAATACTCCTGAAAACAATGCAGCACCTCATATTATAAATTTTTCTGTCCCACATATAAAATCTGAGGTACTAATTCATTATTTAGGGGAACAGAATATCATTGTTTCTACAACCTCTGCTTGCTCATCTAGAAATAAAAAGATGAGCCATACTCTAAAAGCGATGAAAAAACCGGACACTGTTGCTAATAGTTCGATACGTATCAGTCTATCATTTGATGATACAGAAGAAATAATAAAGCCATTAATAGCCCATCTTACTAATGGAATTGAAAAATTATTAAAAGTTATGAGGTAGAACTATGAAATTTGATCACATATTAATCCGTTTTGGAGAAATTTCTACTAAAGGTAGAAATAGAAAAAAATTCATTGACCGTCTAAAACGTAACATACGGGAAGTGTTAAATGAGTATCCGAATTTAAGCTACGAAAGTAATCGAGATCGCTTATTTATACATTTAAATAATGAAAATCATGAGGGAATTGTCGAAAAGCTAAAACCTGTTTTTGGAATTCAATCCTTTAGCTTAGCAATTAAAACGAAAAGTGAATTACCTGAGATCAAGGATATGGCATTACAGGCAATCAAAACTCTATATAAACCTAATGATACATTCAAAGTCACCACCAAACGCGCATATAAACAGTTTCCATTAGATACTAATGAACTAAACTATCAAATTGGCAGTCACATTCTAATCCATACAACGGATTTACATGTTGATGTGAAAAATCCAATGATAAATGTTCGAGTTGAGGTTCGTTCTGAAGCAACCTATATCACTTGCTTTGATTATAAAGGAGCAGGTGGATTACCTGTAGGATCTGGTGGTAAAGCGATGCTGCTATTGTCAGGTGGAATCGATAGTCCTGTAGCAGGGTATTTATCGTTAAAAAGAGGTGTGGAATTAGAGGTCATTCATTTCTTTAGTCCTCCTTACACAAGTGAGCGTGCGAAACAAAAGGTTATTGATTTAACAACAGAGTTAACCTCTTTCGGTGGAAAAATCAACTTGCATATTGTTCCCTTTACAAAGATTCAGGAGAAAATTCAAGAACAAGTACCTGAAAACTATACGATGACATCAACGCGAAGAATGATGTTGAAAATCGCGGATCGTATTCGTGAGAAGCAGCAAGGATTAGCTCTGATTACAGGTGAAAGTCTTGGTCAAGTTGCGAGTCAAACATTGGAAAGTATGCTTGCGATTAATAGCGTGACAAATACTCCGGTTTTACGTCCACTTATTACAATGGATAAAACAGAGATTATCGATATCGCAAAGCAAATCCATACACATGATATATCTATTCGACCATTTGAAGATTGCTGTACGATCTTTACACCTGCTAATCCAAAAACGAAACCAAAAGTAGATAAAGTTACAAGATTTGAAAGCTTTGTCGATTTTGATGAGCTAGTTGATGAGGCAGTCATGAATGTTGAGACCATTCTAGTAACGAAAGAGCAAAAAGACGAATTCACTAGCTTATTCTAAATAACAAGGAAATA encodes the following:
- the thiI gene encoding tRNA uracil 4-sulfurtransferase ThiI; protein product: MKFDHILIRFGEISTKGRNRKKFIDRLKRNIREVLNEYPNLSYESNRDRLFIHLNNENHEGIVEKLKPVFGIQSFSLAIKTKSELPEIKDMALQAIKTLYKPNDTFKVTTKRAYKQFPLDTNELNYQIGSHILIHTTDLHVDVKNPMINVRVEVRSEATYITCFDYKGAGGLPVGSGGKAMLLLSGGIDSPVAGYLSLKRGVELEVIHFFSPPYTSERAKQKVIDLTTELTSFGGKINLHIVPFTKIQEKIQEQVPENYTMTSTRRMMLKIADRIREKQQGLALITGESLGQVASQTLESMLAINSVTNTPVLRPLITMDKTEIIDIAKQIHTHDISIRPFEDCCTIFTPANPKTKPKVDKVTRFESFVDFDELVDEAVMNVETILVTKEQKDEFTSLF
- a CDS encoding cysteine desulfurase family protein, which encodes MIYLDNSATTKPYEEVLSTYIKVSQDFYANPSSLHKKGSEAEALLTQSRKQVATLLGVQQNEIIFTSGGTEGNNLAIKGAALANKQKGNHIMTTTIEHPSVLEAFKQLQSNFGFEVTYLPVDSNGFVSIEDVKREMREDTILLSIMHVNNEVGSIQPIEEISELMKKYKNCLFHVDHVQGITKVPIYLSNLHIDLCTISGHKFHGLNGTGVLYVKTGVILLPLFSGGDQELQFRSGTESLAGNVALAKALRMSLDKATGNRKRLKQLHEKLRVELKKIDGVVINTPENNAAPHIINFSVPHIKSEVLIHYLGEQNIIVSTTSACSSRNKKMSHTLKAMKKPDTVANSSIRISLSFDDTEEIIKPLIAHLTNGIEKLLKVMR